CGTGCAGGCCCGTCGACAGCGCGAGCTGGGCGGCGAGGATCGGCAGCGTGATCGTCAGCGCGCCGAGCAGCCACAGGTAACGCTTGCCATCCGACCAGCCCGAAGCCGATCCGTTGGTCATTGCCATTGTCTCCCTCCTGCCGGCCGGCCCGAGGGCGGCCGCCTGTACGGTTGTTCGAATTATCGTTGGTCCGCGAAGCACGCGCGGTCGGGCCGGATCGTCACCCGGTCCTGCCTGTTATACGACCCATGCGCACGCTTGCCAAACTCCGCCACTAGGCGCGAAGCTCCAAACGGACGGGGCGCGGGCGGAGCAGGCAGCGAAGGGCCCGCGCACGCTGATTGAAACATGCGCGGAACGCCGGATCGACCCGCACGGCCGACCGGTTCGTCAGACGGATGGCGCGTCGCGACGCGTGAGGGTGTCGGCGCCACGGGTCCGCAACAAATGTTGCGATGCAATATAGGGCGGCCGGCTCGTACCCGCGATACCTATTTCAGGGGTCGCCAATCTTACGGATCATTACGGCTTTCGCGCTGAAATCCACGGGGTCCGACGGGCAACTGCCGCGTGTCGCAAGGCGACCGCCGTCATGCGTCGAACCAGGCCGCCGCAATCGTCTTTCGGCGGCACGTATCGACGCGGCGATGCTGCACGTGCACACCAGCCGGTCGCCCGGCCGCCGGCGGTGCATGCTGCCTTTCGATTCGCGCTGTCATTTGAAAATTACGATTTGACTCATGCCCCGCTTTCGGTTGAAGCTACTAGCTTGCTGTCCGAAGGGGGCTGTGCCTGCATGAGTTCGACCTTGACCGTTCGTCGTATCGTTGCCGACCAGGGCGGCGTGTATCGCGAACTCCGCGCCGCATCGCTGCGTGAGCCCTATGCGCCCGGCGAAGCGCCGGAGGCCGAATTGCTGACCGTCGAAACGGACGCGGCGTCGGCGATTGCCGCGCAGCGCGCCGTGTCCGACGAGTCGACGACTTTCCTGCTGTACACCGAAGGCCACCCGGCCGGCATGATCGGCGCGTATTTCGACAACACGCCCGATCGGCGCGCGTTCGTCAGCGAGCTGTGGGTCGCGCATGCGGTGCGTCACCTGCGCGGCGGGGTGCTGCTGCTGGAGACGGCCACCGCATGGCTCGCCGAGCGCGGTGCCACCGACGTCTACGCGTGGATCGCCGATGCGAACCGCAACGCGATCCGCTTCTACGAGCGTGCCGGTTTCGGCAACACCGGCGAACATGCGCCGATCGCGCGGATGCCCGGCGCGATGAAATCGCTGTTCGTGTCGCAGGTGAAGCACTGACGCGACCTCGAAACAGCCCGCCGCGCGGCGCGACGAAAGCCCGAGCGCCCGCTGGCCCGCCCGCCTGCCGGTTGTACGCCCGCCCGGGCCGCTGCCACCCGGTTCCCCAAAAATAATGGCCGCACGCGTGGACGCCTGTAAAATACGCAAAAAATTTTTGCAGAGTGTCCATGTCGCTTAAAAAATCGCCATTCTTCGAGCTGCGCAGCGGATCGGTCGATACGTTGCTGTTCACCGTGAAGACGACCGATCTCGATGCGTTGCGTACCGAACTGGTCAAGCGCTTCGAAGCGACTCCCGAGTTTTTCGCCGACGATGTCGTCGCGATCGACGTCCGCCGCCTGGCTGACGGCGAGCGCGTCGCGCTCGCGGACATCCGCCAGATGCTGAACGACGTGCGGATGCGTCCGGTGGGCGTCGTCGCACTGGCAACGCAGGGCTGGGCGGGGAAGCCGGCCTGCCGTTGCTGGAGGCGCGCGATCGCCGCGCGCCGGCCGCGAAACCTGCCGACGAAGCGGAACCGGCGGCAGTGCCAGCCGTCGAGCCCGCCGCCGCTGCGGCAGCCGCAGCGGTGCCCGAACAGCCGTCGGAGCCCGCACCGACGCCCGTGCAGGCCGGTGGCCAGACGCTGGTGATCGACCGGCCATTGCGTTCGGGGCAGCAGATTTACGCGAAAGGAGACCTCGTGGTGCTCGCGCCGGTCAGTCACGGCGCGGAGATCATCGCGGAAGGCAATATCCACATCTACGCGCCGTTGCGCGGCCGCGCACTCGCGGGCGTGCACGGCAATCACGACGCGCGCATTTTCTGCACGTGTCTCGAGCCGGAACTGATTTCGATCGCGGGTATCTATCGAACGACCGAGAACCCGTTGCCCGCCGACGTACTGGGCAAATCGGTACAGATCCGGCTCGAAGAGGAAAAACTGATGATCGAACCGCTGCGCCTGACGTAATACACGCGGTGCGCTCCGGGTCGATCGGCTCTCATTGACGAACACAGGGTATTGGGTAAATGGCAAAAATCATCGTGGTGACCTCGGGCAAGGGCGGCGTGGGCAAGACGACGACGAGCGCGAGCTTCGCGTCCGGTCTCGCGCTGCGCGGCCACAAGACGGCCGTGATCGACTTCGACGTCGGCCTGCGCAACCTCGATCTCATCATGGGCTGCGAGCGCCGCGTGGTGTACGACCTCGTGAACGTGATCCAGGGCGAAGCGAACCTGAACCAGGCGCTGATCAAGGACAAGAAGTGCGAGAACCTGTTCATCCTGCCGGCGTCGCAGACGCGCGACAAGGATGCGCTCACGCGTGACGGCGTCGAGAAGGTGCTGAACGACCTGGTCGCGATGGATTTCGAATTCATCGTCTGCGATTCGCCGGCCGGTATCGAGGCGGGCGCACTGCACGCGATGTACTTCGCGGATGAAGCGCTGATCGTCACGAACCCGGAAGTGTCGTCGGTGCGTGACTCGGATCGCATTCTCGGCATCCTGTCGTCGAAGACGAAGCGCGCGACCGAAGGCAAGGACCCGATCAAGGAACACCTGCTGATCACGCGTTACAGCCCGAAGCGCGTCAGCGAAGGCGAGATGCTGTCGCTCGAGGACATCAGCGAGATCCTGCGCATCAAGCTGATCGGCGTGGTGCCCGAGTCGGAAGCCGTGCTGCATGCATCGAATCAGGGTCTGCCGGCCGTGCATATCGACGGTACCGACGTTGCGGAAGCGTACAAGGACGTCGTCGCGCGTTTCCTCGGCGAAGACAAGCCGCTGCGCTTCACCGATTACCAGAAGCCGGGCCTGCTGCAGCGCCTCTTCGGCAGCAAGTAACGGAGGCCGACCATGTCCATCCTTTCGTTTCTCCTCGGCGAGAAGAAAAAGTCCGCATCGGTCGCGAAGGAGCGCCTGCAGCTCATCATCGCGCACGAGCGGGTCGGCGGCCGGCCGCCGGCCGATTACCTGCCGGCGCTGCAGAAAGAGCTCGTCGCGGTCATCTCGAAGTACGTCCATATTTCGGACGATGACATCCGCGTGAGCCTCGAGCGCCAGGACGATCTCGAAGTCCTCGAAGTGAAGATCGAGATCCCGCAAGCCTGACCGTTGCGGGTATCCCTCCGCACGGCGGCACTCGCCGCCGTGCGCGCCTTACGCCCTGTTGCACTTTCGGGCATGCCGTAACACGGCGTCTGTCGGCCGTTACCGCGCCTCCCGCATTGAACGAATACGCTCGCGTAACTTGTTCAACCAGGAGGTTGTGATGGCTGTCTCTACTGTTCAACGTCGTATCGTTTCGCTCGCCCTGTTCGCCGCGGGCCTGTCAGCCGTCGTCGCACCGTTTGCCGCGCATGCGGACGAGATTCTCGTCGGCACCCCCGTGATCGTGCCGCAGGGCCGCGTGGTCGTCGCCGAGCCGGTCGCCGTGCGCACCGAGGAAATCGTGGTCGTCGCGCCGAATGCGCCGCCGCCGGTGCGCTACGAGGTCGTGCCGGCCTCGCGCGTGGGCTACGTGTGGGATCGCGGGCACTGGCACTGGGAGCATGGCCGCTACGTGTGGATCGGCGGCCACTGGGAAGCCGAGCGCGTCGGCATGCAATGGGTGCCGGGCCATTGGGACCAGCGCGGTCCGAACTGGTTCTGGACCCGTGGCCACTGGGCATGATGGAGGCGGACGATGAAACGAACCGCAATCGCCATCGCGCTCGTCGCGATCACGCTGGCCGGATGCATCGTCGTGCCGGCGCGGCCCGTGTACTACCGGCCGGCGCCCGTCGTGATCTACTGAGGGTCGCGCGGGCCGGGCTGCGCGTGGCCGTTCGTCCCGGCTGCGGCCGGCTCGTCGTCGTGCGGCGCCGGTGCATGCGATGCGCGTTCGGCCAGCGTGGCGGCGGCGGCCGCTTCGTCGCCCCTGCCGCCTTCGTCGCGCAGTGTGTCGAGCGGATCGGCGGGCGCCGCGGCCGCATCCTGCGGCTCGGTGACGCCGGTCGCCACCGTCGCGCTCGCCGCGGCTGCCGCAGTCGGTTCCGTAGCCGTGACGGGTGGTGCGAGATAGCGCAGGGCGAGCGTTTCGTAGAGCGGCGGCGCAAAGAAGCGCGACACGCGGCTCGATACCAGTGCGGTGGCCATCAGCGAAATCACGAGCGCGTGGCCGTTGATCATCTCCATCACGATCACGAACGACGTGATCGGCGACTGCGTGACGGCCGCCATGTAGCCGACCATCGCGAGCGCGATCAGCATCGGCAGGCTCATGTTGCTGAACACGACGTGCAGCAGGTTGCCGAACCCGGCGCCGATCGACAGCGATGGCGCGAAGATCCCGCCCGGGATGCCTGGCAGGTACGACGCGACCATCGAAATCATCTTCAGGAACGGATAGAACACCGACAGATGCTGGCTGCCGTCGAGCAGGCCGCGCGCCTCGGCGTAGCCGCTGCCGAAGGTCGTGCCGCCCGATACGAGGCCGACGACGGCGATCGCGAAGCCGCACAGCGCGGCGAATGCGATCGGCCGCTCGCGGTACAGACCGAGCAGCTGCGCGGGCAGCCAGCGCCCCGTGTTGAGCAGCAGCCAGCAGAACAGGCCGCCTGCGATCCCCGTCACGATCGCGGTGACCAGCACGGCGAGCGCCAGCAGTTTCGGGAAGTGAGGGCCGGCATCGATCGTGCCGAAATACGTGTAGTTGCCGTTCAGCCCGAGCGCGACGACGCCGGCGAGAATGATCGCGGTGATCAGCACGCCGCTGGCGCGCGCGGAGAAGCTGCGCGTCAGCTCCTCGATCGCGAACACGATCCCGGCGAGCGGCGTATTGAACGCGGCCGACAGCCCGGCCGCCGCGCCGGCGAGCACCAGTTGGCGCTCGATCTGCGCGTTCGAGCGCGGGTAGAATCGTCGCAGGTTGAACATCAGCGCCGCGCCGACCTGCACGGTCGGCCCTTCGCGGCCGATCGTGAAGCCGCCCAGGATACCGAGGAACGACACCAGCACCTTGCCGAACAGGATGCGCAGGGTCAGCAACCGGGAGCCGAATGCACTCGGGCGCGCATGCAGCGTCGCGATCACCTGCGGGATGCCGCTGCCCTCGGCACCGCGGAAGAAGCGGCGCGTGATCCATACCGACACGGCGGCGATGGCCGGCGTCAGCAGCAGCGGCAGCCACGCGGCGTGGTCGCGCATCGTGCGGAAAGTTTCGTAGCCCCAGTCGATCAATCGCGCGTAAAGTACAGCCGCGAGTCCGACGACGATCGCACCGAGCCAGAAAACGCCGTATTGGCGCCAGATCCTAAGCGAACGACGGGTAAGGGCGGGAAACAGGGCGGGAAGGGCGGGGCGTGGCATCGACGCGGGCCGGTAGGCAAAGACCGGATTATAAAAAGAACCGGATGGAGGCGGGAGGCGAGAATGTTTCCGAAAGGAGATGCATTTTGTTGCAAAAGTAATGTTCACGTAATGTTCGCGCATGTAACCATCGTTAGCATGCCAAATTGGCCGGCTTTTCCCCACACATCGTGAAACGTATCCTCATCGTGAAAGTGACGTCGCTCGGCGACGTTGTCCAGACGCTACCCGTCGTCGCGGATCTTCATCGCGCCTTTCCGGGCGTAACGGTCGACTGGGCGGTGGATGAATCGTGCTCGGAGGTCGTGCGCTGGCATCCGGGCGTCAGCAACGTCCTGTGCGCGCCGCTGCGCCGCTTCAAGAAGCTGCGCAATCGCGGTGACCTGAAGGCGATCACGGCATCGATCGGCGCGCTGCGGGCGCATCGCTACGACGCGGTGATCGACCTGCATGGCGTCTACAAGAGCGCGATCATTTCGGCGCTCGCACGCGCCGCACGCCGCATCGGCTACCAGACGCAGGATCTCGGCGAAACGGGCGCACGCTTCGCGTATTCGCATCGTTTCGGCCCGCGGCCGGACTGCGACGCGTGGCACGGGATGCGCGTGAGCGCCGGCGAGGCGCTCGGCTACGTGCCCGAAGGCATCGCCACGTACGGCATCGTCCCGCCACGCGATGTGAATCTGCCGGCCGCCGTGACCGATGGCGCC
This region of Burkholderia contaminans genomic DNA includes:
- the waaC gene encoding lipopolysaccharide heptosyltransferase I; this translates as MKRILIVKVTSLGDVVQTLPVVADLHRAFPGVTVDWAVDESCSEVVRWHPGVSNVLCAPLRRFKKLRNRGDLKAITASIGALRAHRYDAVIDLHGVYKSAIISALARAARRIGYQTQDLGETGARFAYSHRFGPRPDCDAWHGMRVSAGEALGYVPEGIATYGIVPPRDVNLPAAVTDGAPFMLLFHATSNPDKKWPADRWAALATQMMARGVRVLLPWGSAAEHDDAQDIAARAPGSVVLPAMTVRELGAALGRAALVVGVDTGFVHMAHALQRPTVMIFVATSRHHCGIGGAPNALSIGEPGTMPSVDEALDAIDTVSPAYGALRARLTA
- the minE gene encoding cell division topological specificity factor MinE, which produces MSILSFLLGEKKKSASVAKERLQLIIAHERVGGRPPADYLPALQKELVAVISKYVHISDDDIRVSLERQDDLEVLEVKIEIPQA
- the minD gene encoding septum site-determining protein MinD, with protein sequence MAKIIVVTSGKGGVGKTTTSASFASGLALRGHKTAVIDFDVGLRNLDLIMGCERRVVYDLVNVIQGEANLNQALIKDKKCENLFILPASQTRDKDALTRDGVEKVLNDLVAMDFEFIVCDSPAGIEAGALHAMYFADEALIVTNPEVSSVRDSDRILGILSSKTKRATEGKDPIKEHLLITRYSPKRVSEGEMLSLEDISEILRIKLIGVVPESEAVLHASNQGLPAVHIDGTDVAEAYKDVVARFLGEDKPLRFTDYQKPGLLQRLFGSK
- a CDS encoding YXWGXW repeat-containing protein, which gives rise to MAVSTVQRRIVSLALFAAGLSAVVAPFAAHADEILVGTPVIVPQGRVVVAEPVAVRTEEIVVVAPNAPPPVRYEVVPASRVGYVWDRGHWHWEHGRYVWIGGHWEAERVGMQWVPGHWDQRGPNWFWTRGHWA
- a CDS encoding chloride channel protein, whose product is MPRPALPALFPALTRRSLRIWRQYGVFWLGAIVVGLAAVLYARLIDWGYETFRTMRDHAAWLPLLLTPAIAAVSVWITRRFFRGAEGSGIPQVIATLHARPSAFGSRLLTLRILFGKVLVSFLGILGGFTIGREGPTVQVGAALMFNLRRFYPRSNAQIERQLVLAGAAAGLSAAFNTPLAGIVFAIEELTRSFSARASGVLITAIILAGVVALGLNGNYTYFGTIDAGPHFPKLLALAVLVTAIVTGIAGGLFCWLLLNTGRWLPAQLLGLYRERPIAFAALCGFAIAVVGLVSGGTTFGSGYAEARGLLDGSQHLSVFYPFLKMISMVASYLPGIPGGIFAPSLSIGAGFGNLLHVVFSNMSLPMLIALAMVGYMAAVTQSPITSFVIVMEMINGHALVISLMATALVSSRVSRFFAPPLYETLALRYLAPPVTATEPTAAAAASATVATGVTEPQDAAAAPADPLDTLRDEGGRGDEAAAAATLAERASHAPAPHDDEPAAAGTNGHAQPGPRDPQ
- a CDS encoding GNAT family N-acetyltransferase produces the protein MRRTRPPQSSFGGTYRRGDAARAHQPVARPPAVHAAFRFALSFENYDLTHAPLSVEATSLLSEGGCACMSSTLTVRRIVADQGGVYRELRAASLREPYAPGEAPEAELLTVETDAASAIAAQRAVSDESTTFLLYTEGHPAGMIGAYFDNTPDRRAFVSELWVAHAVRHLRGGVLLLETATAWLAERGATDVYAWIADANRNAIRFYERAGFGNTGEHAPIARMPGAMKSLFVSQVKH